The following are encoded together in the Zingiber officinale cultivar Zhangliang chromosome 8A, Zo_v1.1, whole genome shotgun sequence genome:
- the LOC122011095 gene encoding uncharacterized protein LOC122011095, producing the protein MEIFLKIQFEMWMTVKTGFELPTDGDDKPIPCEDWDPALIKKVAANVRANCTLRCGLTKEELNRISPFSSAKELWKKLIELHEGTPDTKEGETATQLHARIQHLLNELHAIGQKIQDSLRT; encoded by the exons ATGGAAAttttcctgaagatccagttcgagatgtggatgaccGTCAAGACTGGGTTTGAACTACCGACTGATGGAGATGACAAACCAATACCCTGCGAAGACTGGGATCCAgctttaatcaagaaggtggCAGCAAATGTCAGAGCAAATTGCACCCTCCGgtgtggactaacaaaggaggaactcaaccgcATCAGCCCTTTttcaagcgccaaggagttgtggaagaaGTTGATCGAACTTCATGAAGGAACacccgacaccaaa GAAGGCGAGACAGctacccaactccacgcccggatacaaCACCTACTCAACGAGCTTCatgcgatcgggcaaaag ATTCAGGATAGTTT